The proteins below come from a single Lodderomyces elongisporus chromosome 3, complete sequence genomic window:
- the NIT3 gene encoding Omega-amidase nit3, giving the protein MSIAPVLKAPLSKSLRIALIQLKAGADKSANLAKVTKFIEDATSRTPKVDLVMLPECFNSPYAVDQFANYAESIPKGETTELLSSLAKKHGVFIIGGSIPELSPDRKIYNTSLTFNPEGKIIAKHRKAHLFDIDIPNGITFQESLTLTGGDKATVFKLGEYGNVGLGICYDIRFPELASIASRSPNNAFAMFYPGAFNTTTGPLHWHLLARARAVDNETFVVLCSPARDVEGGGYQAYGHSLVVDPLGNIIAEAGEGEEILYAELDESLLPKAREGIPVHYQRRFDIYGDFVGDGTAKVSDI; this is encoded by the coding sequence ATGTCAATTGCCCCAGTCCTCAAGGCTCCtctttcaaaatcattgcGAATCGCACTTATTCAACTCAAAGCCGGTGCAGATAAGCTGGCAAATCTCGCCAAAGTCACTAAATTCATTGAAGATGCTACGTCTAGAACACCCAAGGTTGATCTAGTTATGTTACCGGAGTGTTTCAATTCACCGTACGCGGTAGATCAATTTGCCAATTATGCCGAATCGATTCCAAAGGGTGAGACAACCGAACTTTTGTCTTCACTTGCAAAGAAACATGGTGTTTTCATTATTGGTGGATCTATACCTGAATTATCACCAGATCGTAAAATCTACAACACTTCATTAACATTCAACCCCGAGGGGAAAATAATTGCAAAACACCGCAAGGCCCATTTGTTTGATATTGACATCCCCAACGGTATTACTTTTCAAGAATCTCTTACGTTGACTGGTGGCGATAAAGCCACCGTCTTCAAATTGGGTGAGTATGGTAATGTTGGTTTGGGAATATGTTACGATATCAGGTTCCCTGAATTGGCCTCAATTGCGTCACGTAGTCCAAATAATGCCTTTGCCATGTTTTATCCAGGTGCATTCAACACAACTACAGGTCCCTTACATTGGCACCTCTTGGCACGCGCAAGAGCAGTGGATAACGaaacttttgttgttttatgCTCACCTGCGAGAGACGTTGAAGGTGGTGGCTACCAAGCTTATGGTCACTCCTTAGTTGTGGACCCCTTGGGTAATATCATAGCCGAGGCTGGTGAGGGCGAGGAGATTTTGTATGCCGAGTTGGATGAGAGCTTGTTGCCAAAAGCTAGAGAAGGTATTCCAGTCCACTATCAAAGAAGATTCGATATCT